The DNA sequence ATGTCAACATATGTCTTAGCCAACAATCTCTTTACTTCCATTGATAACCACCTATTGTAGGAGCATTATACTGAGATATTGTAAATTACATCACAGAATGATCCAGACAAGGCATCAGGAAGGATATCTAAATAGTTACAACATTGAAACATGGATTAACAACCCCATTCGTAGGTATTGCAGCCTCTCTTTCATAATGATCCACATGATGACACACTTCATTGGAAAAGGACAAAGTTCTAACTACATTTTTCACTCCAAACTACCATCGTACTCTCATCCTATTATGtaaaatgtgatacatttatcactattggatgattatttatcatctacTAATGacaaatatgtcacatcttacatagtgagatgaaaatagAATGAGAGTATGGAGTACAACATTACTCTTATCTAAAATCACCAAACAGAGTTTTGCCAAGCTGTTTCTTCATATCTTCCACCATCTTCTCCTTGCTTCTGAAAATGACAGCTAAATCATGGAAACTGAAACAACTTATAAACTGCATGTGAATAATCTAAAGGGCCAGCTAAACAATAAGCTTAGTATTCGCAAGTAAAGGATTTTTCTCTACTatccaaaaacttgaaaattcaatatacatatttttttcttcatataacaGCCCTCTTGAAGGTGAAAGCAAACCTTAGTACAAattgaaaattcaatatttgacaatcaattttaacttatttttcatctatattttcaaacaaaccAACCACAACTTACAGAAGATTTGCTTTACAAGAGTCAATTAGAAGATGAACAACTATTAACCAAACTTCTGCTTCAGCCACTAACTCAATCAACGTAAAGGGTAAAATGAACTCATGAGATTATCCATAAATCTCCACAACTCCGACGCTTGAGGATCCAACTTCAGCCATAAGGCCATTGTTAAAATAAGGCAACAACAAAACTATAACTTTATACATCTCAaccaagaacaagagaaataacataaaagcaaaagaaatgagAGACCTGAACTATGAGTTCCAGGACTGTTTAACAAAATCCTTCATAGAAGCTGAAATGCAGGAAggtttaaaatgatatttggggaatgaaatgatatttacacaaTAATAGAGATTAGCAAAGGAGAGAAGTAGTTTATTTCTTTTGGGTCAACTGAAAATGTTGCGAGGGTTACCGTGATAATACTACAAGCCAGAGAGAGGCAGAGAAGACTCTGAATCTAAAGAAGAAACAGAGggaatgagaaaatgaaaacaaaaagggaaaaaaaatctcaccaaATTGGGACTGTCACTCCTGCTTTGGTTATaggaaaaacttaaaactacaaataaaataaaataaaataaaatgacatagagatttcaacaaagcttcaTCGACTTGAGGCATGACTTCTCGTAGTCAAGGTCTATGTGAAtgtgagaaaatagaaagagaagaggGACAGGAAAGCCTACACAGAGAAGATGGAGAGAGGAGTGAGGAAGAGAGATTATTGTTTGGGCTGGAAGACAACGACAACATGGATGATCGATGGAGAGGAGGACTTGTGGGTTGAAGAAAAGCCTGCAAGGTGGGAGCTTTCGAgatgaagaaaggaaagaagagGGAAATTGGCAACTTCGggatgaagaaagagagaagaacaAGGGAAAGATAGAGCGGGAGGTAGatgaaacaataaaatatacatttcaaGTGTGAACAGTAACTTGCCAAGTTTAGAGAGCACCCAAGAATTATTGTAGCTCAAGTGTTGAACTTTGGAcctttggctagtccaatgtggaggctttttctcacatatagctaaaatttagacttgcaaTGGCATTTGGCTAGGTCATTGCCAATGCTTTTAGAGCATTCTAGCCACTGCCAAGTTTAAATCTGAATTTTAGctttttttgagttaaaattcttaaacttttaaataaaaataaaaaataattcaatgttttcaaatcttaaaacaaaaattatattaaaaacagTCTGTTTAGGGATAGTCCCTATCCACGCACTCTTGggcatttctttcattttactatttttttaattacaataatGACCCTGCATCCATCTTCCTTCAAGATAGCGAAATTTTCTCTGAAATGGACTTAAAAATTTCTTGGAATCCATCTACTTCAATCTCATGCTCCAATTCAACCACATATTCCCAGAAAATTCTTATCCTTCACCACTTTCTTCCAGAAACAAATAGCGCATAATGAGTTATACGCTaaattaagcaaaaataaataaacaaaagtgGCATAGGTATATTCAATTTTCCAGGCCAAAAGTTCAACaaagttttatgattttatacaCACTGCACATACAAGATCTATGCAGTACCAGTAAACTGGAAGTAAACAATAAACAAATTGCACTCCATCTGACTAATTTCTTAGAATATGTGAGAAAACACAAATGAAACCTTGGTGTCTTACAATTTCTACTCAATTTGCTAAGAGAAAATTCCAATGACCCTTTTACCGGCTGATGTTAGTGTTTCTGATTGAAGAGGAAACGCCCTAAAAAACCAACGGAAAGAGAAATTGTTAAAAActcaaccattgatccaaaagtcttagttggatactaatttgattaaacaTTTAACCCTCATGATCATAACATTCTTGTAAGGTGCTTGATAAAGAGAGCTAGATAATCAGCCACTTCGAGGGGGCTAAGTCCTCTAACACATAAATTCTGGAAAATACTCTGATTCCTTTTCATTAATCATgagaatataaataaacattacAACTAACAACACCCGAACATACTCATTGAATTTAAGAAACTAACAACCCATTACTTGCAACACTTTTTCACAGTTTATTCCACTTATCCCAACGGACTCAGACCACTAACAATAACCCTAAAGACTTGGACTCATAACACTCTTACTTAGACAAATTCaagcataaaataaatagactAAGCCCACACAAGGCCTTACATCAGATAAGACCCAATAACCAGCCAAAAGGCCCACAGGACCATAACAATCCCTCCCCCATCAGAAGACCTTGCCCTTAAGGTCTAAAAAGTCTTTCAACAGCTTCTCGTACTCCACCCATGAATCTTCATCAACCCCTAGCCCTTTCCATTTGACCAGCAACTAGCTCACTGCCTTGCGTCCTTTCTTGCGCATTTTGCATTGTAAAATCTCTTCAGGTTTTGTTTTGAAGGCTCTATCGTCCTCACATGGAGGAAGGGTACGGCTTAACACATTTTTATGCCCtagcttcttcttcaaacaGGACACATGGAACCCACGTTGCTCTAGAGAACTAGGAGGAATATTCAATCAATAAGCCACACTACCAATCCGCTCCAAAACCTTGAAGGGTCTGAAAAATCTGGCTCAAAGTTTCAAATTTCGTCATTGAACAACCGATTGTTGCTTATATGGTTGAAGGTGCAGGTAAACCATATCTCCTActtcaaaacttcttttagTTCTCTTAAGATCTGCAAATCCCTTCATCCTCTCCTGTGCAATGTGCAGATTTTCTCGTAACCGTCGCAATATTAAATCTCGAGATCTGAGGGCTTCTTCCATGGACTGCACAGACGATGTACCCGAAGTATAAGCCAACAAGGGCGGTGGTGAGTACCCGTAAACCACTTCAAATGGTGTGAGTTTTGTTGAGGCGTGCTTATTcgtattataccaccattctGCCATAGGCAATCACTTAGACCACTTCCTTGATTTGTCTCCTAAAAAATACCTCAAGTAATGTTCCACACATTTGTTTACTACCTCAGTTTGGCCATATGTTTGGGGATGGTAGGTTGAGCTAAATTTAAGCTTAGTTCCTTGTAACTTGAATAATTCCCTCCAAAATTAACTTGTAATGGTAGGGTCTCTGTCACTTACAATCGAATTAGGCATCCCATGCAATTTAAAAACAGTGGCAATAAATAACTGAGCTATTTTAAGAGTTGTATAATGGCGAGACACTGGAATGAAATGGGCATATTTACTAAAACGATCCACAATCACGAAAATCACATTGAACCCATGGGAAAGGGGCAATCCTTCAATGAAATCTAGGGAGATATCAGACCATACCTTTTCAGGAATAGGCAATGGCTGAAGTAAACATGCTGAGTGGGGAGTATCAActttattcttttgaaaaactttacactctttaataaaaaatttaacatctCTTTTCATACCCTTCCAATGAAAATTTACTTTAGCTTGATGTAAAGTTTTATGCAAACCTGAGTGCCCAACTTAAGGGTTGCTATGAACCAAATGTAGTAATTGATTTTTAAGAGCTTTTGATTGCCCAATAAATAATTTGTCCCTCTAAAACACTCTCACGCCCAAACATAGTAAATTCCATTCGTAATTTGTCAAAATCCCACAAGACAGGGCCTAATGTACTAAGCCATTGGATACCTAATACAATATCACAACCACCCAATGTCAAGATGTAAAAATCAGTGTGATAAGTATTACCTGCATAATAAATGGAATATTAGAGCACCTCCCGTCACTTAATAATGTGTCTCCGTTGGCCACCTTAACTTGAAGTCCCTCTGTTGGTCTTTATTGTAGGTGAGGTCGATGCTTAATAGATGGATCCATGAAGCAGTGAGTACTGCTAGTATCTAAAAGAATCACCACTAGACAGCCACAGACCTTACCCAAAATGCGCATGGTTTTAGTCTTTAGAGCTAGGAGACCCAGATAATGCAATGATTAAGATACCCGGTAGTTGCTTAGCCTTTTCAGTTTTTGTGGCACCAGAATTAGATGTATCTCCCAAATAGAGAGGTTCTGTGATGGGCTGGAGCTCCTTATCTTTGTTGGGCTTAGTGCATTCCATAAGAAAGAGGCGAGCGGATTTTTATTTATGACTCGACCCCCATTTTTCATCACAGTTATAACAGAGTCCATGTTCTCTTCTCTCCTTCATTTGTATTGGGGACAATCTTTGAACTGGAAGTATAATTTTCTCCGAGGTTGAAGGCAAAGTAACAATAGGCCAAGTATGAGCAGAACCGAAACAGTTGGTTCAGCAAAATGCAGCAACATTTTTCTTCTACATCTTAGCCATACCGAAAGCCATGATGAGATTCGAGGGATTAAGCATACGTACCATAAAATAGATATCCTCACATAACCCTCTCAAGAAGCAACTGACCCTTTGAGTTGGTTAGATAGGATCTCAAAATTCTGTTTTATAGGCCTCCACAGTTGTAGTCTGCCACAACCGAGTAATagcctccataggatcatcaaaCATAATAGGGCCAAACCATGTGAGGAGAGTTTTAGTGAACCCTTCCCAGCTAGTAATTCCACTAGATGATTCCAAATCCTATGGTAGGGGGTTGGTTTGATggtatgtaaaaaattattgtgcATGATAGATCCATCCATTAGGATCTTCTCCATTAAACTTAGGAGATTCCAGATGAATCGCCCTAGTTTGAATGCCTCCTTGCTCCTGAAACAGTGGGTTCCCATGTGAATTCGAGCCTAAAGTTGAATCATCCTTTGACTTCCCCTTTGCACAGACCAATGTCTCCATATTAGCCACAACAAGTTGCAGTTCTTGTGCTAATCCATCCATTGCTTGCTGCAATACTTGTTGATGCTGGTTTTGAGTCTCCTGGGTGGTACGTAATGATGCCACCGATTCAGCCAGTTGAAAAAAACGAGTATTGTGGCCCTGTCTGTCAGCCATAGACTGCTGCtctggataccacttgtaaggTACTTGATAAAGAGAGCTAGATAATCAGCCACTTCGAGGGGGCGAAGCCCTCCAATACATaaattctagaaaatattatgattcctttttattaatcatgagaatataaataaacattatAACTAACAACACCCGAAAATACTCACTAAATTTAAGCAACTAACAATCCACTACTCGCAACACTTCTTCACGATTTATTCCACTTATCCCAATAGACTCAGACCACTAACAATAACCCTAAAGACTCGGACTCATACCACTCTTAGacaaattcaaacataaaataaatagactAAACCCACACAAGGCCTTATATTAGATAAGCCCCAATAACCAACCAAAAGGCTCATAGGCCATAACAGAAATGGGAAGAAGTGAAATTTGTGGATGATAAAATAGTTAAGGAGGAAGCTCTAGAGGTAGGGAGGAAGGGGATTTCTTAGGATAAAGGGGTTTCGAAGGGCAAAGGGGATTTGAAGGGAACAAAAGGGGAAGAATTATCTCAGCATTTTTCATCTAAGTGAAACGGCTCGACTCACTCTCTAGGCTATGTACGACGTGTGCGGGGAGTCTCCAAGTAGGGGAATGCAAACAAAATTATTCATcgataaatatttaactcaaattatttcattgctattcataaatcattttattactattcataaaattatcaattCATCTAATTCCCTAATCATCCCTTTAAGTCTAAAAGTTTTCCATACcgtgatgtattttttttttataactacgATTAATATGTGAGGTGAAACTCTATCTCCACCATGAAAATTGACTCTAGGAAGCTTATCACATGGTTTATTGAGTTATTGTCCGAACTTGAAGACTTTAAATAGTAGAGAAATAACCATATAAAGTAggttctatattattttttattcattttaatgttgggacaataataaatattataaaatccactttagatatatatttttctcacatTTAAGACACTCAAATTGGAATAATTGATGTTCAAACTTGTGAGAACCTTAATCCGTTTAGGGGGCAGAGTGTTAATTTTGCTTTTCAAAGCGGCTTGTTAGCAAACAAACACCCACATGGAACccttttttattgaataaaacaGAATTATGATCTAAAAATCACAAATGCGAGCTTGCCACGTGTCAAGATGCGAGTATTCCACGAATGATTTTAAACGCGTGGTTAggaaataaatactaaaaaaatatttatcaaacgCTAAGCTTTTATGCTGTCGTGATTGCAACGGCTAGGATTCccctcattttattttcccgAAAGTACCCATTCCCTCACCCTCTATTTACAACTAATAACACGAGTCACGCGTCGGTAGAGGCGTCCCACATGGAGGGGCAATTTGGATCGTTTTGTCTTCATACAATTCGGGAAGCTATCAAAACGAGGATGATGTGCCACGTGTCAGTCTCTCGACCCTCCTTTTCCACGTATATAATGAGAACGAGATTTATTTCCcgcttttgaaaaaaaatattaaaagattccACAAAATTCGtatgaatctctctctctggtttatCCACTCTGGTCTATCTCTGAGACTAGATTGAGCAGCGGAAGCTGAACGTCGTGTTCCGACATATGAGGCTTGCTCCCTGGCTGTGAAATGGTATCAAGAGCTTTTTCCTAAAAGAAATGGCCATCGGCGGTTTAATTTCGAACCGGAATTTCGGTACGTTTATCGGCTCAGATACCGGTAGTTTGAACTTTTGCTGCtgtcttctttttgtttttttcctttggatGAAACagtattgaatttatttttattttggtttcttctccttttttttttgcttggagTGTGTATGcttgtataaattttaactgGTCTGAGCGAGTTCTTTAGCTGCTGCATTTTGTGAGAACTTATCGGAATTCGTGTTTAGAGGGCGTGAATCCATCGCATCCTTCCTGCCTTCTTTCCCTTCATAATGTTTTTGGAATTGATTTTGCCTGTGGAACATTGAATTGGATTTTGATCTGAATGGAAGAGAGCAGAGTAGGGTTGTATCAATATTCCTTCGTTGTGGAATTGAGCTAAAAACTAGTCTCCATACGATTTTTGTGCTGATCTTCCTTGCTACTACGGCCTCGGTGTTGATAGCATCTTTTTTCCGTAGAATTTTATTTGCCACTGACTTTTCTCTGccaaattttatttgtgaatttaaAGAGCTTTTCAAGTTAGGCCTTTTTTTAGCTCCTTTTCTAACTGCGTGCAATCCCatctcttttaaattaattgataaaagTAGATGAATTGCATATATGCACAGCGGCAGAGTGTGGAGATTTTCTTCGAGTGACGTCGGTCAATATTCTGCTGTAACTCTATAATCTTAGAATTTATTGCATTACTTTCAATTATATGGTTTAGATTTTTTCATCTCTGGAGGtccttaatatttttcttcgttcattatattttactaGAACTTCTATACAAAGAGAAATGCTAAACTAAAAACTTTGATACAGTGCTAACCATTAACAATTAATCATATCATTAGATGCTGCCAGACAACATTAATTTCacacctttttttattttttatttttacattgagGTGAATAGTTTAATGTGCAAAATATGCAACTTAATTTagtaattgattttaaatttacttcctaggttttttaagaaaaaaaattgttatattttattgtttacatTAAACACCACCTTTGAATTTCAGCCCCTTAGACTTTAGACTGTAAGCGATCTTTTGCTTAGAAGTTGTTCGTAATCAATCCCCTACCTATTTTCTGTCATAACAACTTTGAATCAAATCTCCTGAATTTATCAATCTTCCTTCAGTTTTGACAATTTGAACTATCCCataattatttcaaacattCCAAGTCAACCCTGATGTATTTGTAATTTCAGTGGGGACAATTGCTGCCATTCACATGACTGTAGCTCTGCCCCTTGCAATGCAATTAAATCAGTTCttctaacaataatatttttttttgtacatcTTTGTTTTGGGGACGGTGGCTGGGAGGATGTTTAGCTGGttgattgattaaatggatttgAAGTTGATCTGCTCTGAAAAATTATTGGTTCTTTCCTTACCAGAAGCTCTGTGGAATCCAACTCTAGTGTAGGCCCAAAACTCTCTGGCAAATCTTAAGAATACATTTGAAGCatgattgtttgtttgattgTTTTCATTGATATTGTCAGAAATTTGTTTTTAGTTGACTTTGTGCAAAACTAGCAACCTTCTATATTTTGATATTGCAAACTCATTGAATTAGACAAGTTGAGGAAATTTCCTGTTTAGATTCATGTGTAATAATTTCCTTAGACGTTTGTTCATTGAAAAATTTACCAGATCGTACATGATATGTAATTTCTCTTCTTTATGATGTACTAGAGGCTCCAATGTTGGCAGGAAAATTTTGTCAAAGTGAACATGTAATTTCACGTCAGAGAGGAGGGCGTACAGGTGTTGCTCTTGCTATACCCCAACATGGACATGGGAATATGTTCTACCAACACTTGGGCAGTCTGCGTAAAAAAATTTCTGTATCTAGATGCTTGTATGGATCATTTCTTCATGCTCAGGCTCCCTCAGACAGGAAAATTCCAAAGTCAGGAACATTGCATGATGAAGGGAAGCATGCTTGTTCATTTCCCTTCCCAACAATTTGGGGCCTCAAAGATCAGCAAAGAATCTGTGGACAGTGTCGATGCTCTCTTTCTTCAGATTCTGCTTGGAGCAGTCCGATTCAACCAAGAGAGCGGAATACATTTAGTGGAGATTCTGAGCATGTTAAGAGATCAAAAGGGACCTGTGCCTATTTCAAGTCCGAGGAGAACGAAATAACAAATGCAAGTGAAGCTGTTTTAGCAGAAGGAAATGTGCAGAAAGTATCTCCTTGGTGGGAGCAGTTTCCCAAGCGTTGGGTGATTGTACTGCTTTGTTTTTCCGCATTTCTATTGTGCAACATGGACCGTGTGAGTATTTTTATGTCTTTCTGTTACATTTCGTCATATGCCACATCTGTATTCTCATGGATATTGGACTTCATATCAGTTTTCCCATGTTGCATATTTCTAGAACCTTTTAAGTATAAATTGTGGAAACCTAGACCGTTCTCGTCTTGGTGAACATGAGCATTGCAATATCTCCAAGTTGCCTACTAGCTGTAGCAACATGTTTGTCATATAGGTAATGCTTTTTATTGCTAGCTAATTTTagttttcactgtaggttaacaTGAGCATTGCTATACTTCCAATGTCGAAGGAGTTTAATTGGAACAGTGCAACAGTCGGATTAATTCAGTCCTCCTTTTTCTGGGGCTACCTACTTACTCAGGTTTGACATAGTTTACCTGGAGTACTTTGACATTATATGGTAATGTGGTCGACTGTTTATCTATCTCCTGATAAGTGCATCACCATGGAGGTAGTTTCTACATTAAAATTTATGGTTTTGATGGATGAGATTTAATCTATATGACTTGGCACTAGTACAACTTTTGGTCTACAAactacatgtgtgtgtgtattaccACTTCggtgagaaattctatttgcattTTTTGAACATAACCATAATTGTTTTGTACTTTTCTGGCATACAGATTGTTGGAGGCATATGGGCAGATAAAATTGGTGGGAAGCTAGTATTGGCTTTTGGAGTGGTCTGGTGGTCTGTAGCTACAATTTTGACACCTATTGCAGCAAAAATCGGGCTTCCATTTTTGCTTATCATGCGTGCTTTTATGGGAATTGGCGAGGTTGGTATATTCCCATACATGTCTCTGTTTCTGATATCATTGACTTGGCTACACGTGTTAGATTTTAAATCTTGTGGTCAATCATGCAACTTTCTTTCTGCTTTATGAATGTCTATCCCCGCTTTGCAAGTGATCTGTAGTATGAAAGACAGACATATGCATGTTATACTGCCAGAAGAGCAAATTAAGGACacattaaaaacttaaaaataaaattaatcatataatgatGAAGTACGAAAAGTTAAAAACTCATATCTACAAGGGGGCATGTACATCCTTTTACAACTTTAGATCTGGTATACTGATTTTGCAGCTCAGAATATTGTACGTTTTCTAACTATTTTCAGTAATATATCGCAGGTTGAAGTTCTCCTTATAGTTATGTTGTACATAAGCTTCTCTAGTAGAGAAAGTTTTTTTCCCTTAGTTCTTTTATTTGTATAGGTAAAGAATTATGTTCCTAAAAGTGATTGCTCTCTTCACAGGGTGTTGCTATGCCTGCAATGAATAATATGCTTTCTAAGTGGATTCCGGTTTCAGAGAGAAGCAGAGCACTTGCACTAGTATACAGTGGCATGTATCTTGGTTCTGTCGCAGGGTTGGCCGTCTCTCCTGTTCTTATCCACAACTTTGGGTGGCCATCAGTGTTTTACTCATTTGGCTCTCTTGGAAGTATCTGGTTTGCATTATGGATAAGTAAAGTAAGATTTGTTTTCTTCAGCTTTTCTCCAATGGAAAACAAACATTGTCATCACCCCCTtgcttcttcctcttccc is a window from the Juglans regia cultivar Chandler chromosome 7, Walnut 2.0, whole genome shotgun sequence genome containing:
- the LOC109021529 gene encoding ascorbate transporter, chloroplastic-like isoform X1, translating into MAIGGLISNRNFEAPMLAGKFCQSEHVISRQRGGRTGVALAIPQHGHGNMFYQHLGSLRKKISVSRCLYGSFLHAQAPSDRKIPKSGTLHDEGKHACSFPFPTIWGLKDQQRICGQCRCSLSSDSAWSSPIQPRERNTFSGDSEHVKRSKGTCAYFKSEENEITNASEAVLAEGNVQKVSPWWEQFPKRWVIVLLCFSAFLLCNMDRVNMSIAILPMSKEFNWNSATVGLIQSSFFWGYLLTQIVGGIWADKIGGKLVLAFGVVWWSVATILTPIAAKIGLPFLLIMRAFMGIGEGVAMPAMNNMLSKWIPVSERSRALALVYSGMYLGSVAGLAVSPVLIHNFGWPSVFYSFGSLGSIWFALWISKAYSSPKEDPELSVEEKRLILGGSVSKEPVSVIPWKLILSKAPVWALIISHFCHNWGTFILLTWMPTYYNQVLNFNLTESGLLCVLPWLTMAAFANIGGWIADTLVSRGLSITAVRKIMQSIGFLGPAFFLTQLSHVRTPAMAVLCMACSQGSDAFSQSGLYSNHQDIGPRYSGVLLGLSNTAGVLAGVFGTAATGYILQRGSWDDVFKVAVALYILGTLVWNLFSTGERILE
- the LOC109021529 gene encoding ascorbate transporter, chloroplastic-like isoform X2; the encoded protein is MAIGGLISNRNFGKFCQSEHVISRQRGGRTGVALAIPQHGHGNMFYQHLGSLRKKISVSRCLYGSFLHAQAPSDRKIPKSGTLHDEGKHACSFPFPTIWGLKDQQRICGQCRCSLSSDSAWSSPIQPRERNTFSGDSEHVKRSKGTCAYFKSEENEITNASEAVLAEGNVQKVSPWWEQFPKRWVIVLLCFSAFLLCNMDRVNMSIAILPMSKEFNWNSATVGLIQSSFFWGYLLTQIVGGIWADKIGGKLVLAFGVVWWSVATILTPIAAKIGLPFLLIMRAFMGIGEGVAMPAMNNMLSKWIPVSERSRALALVYSGMYLGSVAGLAVSPVLIHNFGWPSVFYSFGSLGSIWFALWISKAYSSPKEDPELSVEEKRLILGGSVSKEPVSVIPWKLILSKAPVWALIISHFCHNWGTFILLTWMPTYYNQVLNFNLTESGLLCVLPWLTMAAFANIGGWIADTLVSRGLSITAVRKIMQSIGFLGPAFFLTQLSHVRTPAMAVLCMACSQGSDAFSQSGLYSNHQDIGPRYSGVLLGLSNTAGVLAGVFGTAATGYILQRGSWDDVFKVAVALYILGTLVWNLFSTGERILE
- the LOC109021529 gene encoding ascorbate transporter, chloroplastic-like isoform X3, whose translation is MAIGGLISNRNFEAPMLAGKFCQSEHVISRQRGGRTGVALAIPQHGHGNMFYQHLGSLRKKISVSRCLYGSFLHAQAPSDRKIPKSGTLHDEGKHACSFPFPTIWGLKDQQRICGQCRCSLSSDSAWSSPIQPRERNTFSGDSEHVKRSKGTCAYFKSEENEITNASEAVLAEGNVQKVSPWWEQFPKRWVIVLLCFSAFLLCNMDRVNMSIAILPMSKEFNWNSATVGLIQSSFFWGYLLTQIVGGIWADKIGGKLVLAFGVVWWSVATILTPIAAKIGLPFLLIMRAFMGIGEGVAMPAMNNMLSKWIPVSERSRALALVYSGMYLGSVAGLAVSPVLIHNFGWPSVFYSFGSLGSIWFALWISKAYSSPKEDPELSVEEKRLILGGSVSKEPVSVIPWKLILSKAPVWALIISHFCHNWGTFILLTWMPTYYNQVLNFNLTESGLLCVLPWLTMAAFANIGGWIADTLVSRGLSITAVRKARFNICLNLKIVQMVLLSNHSGITF